A part of Capsicum annuum cultivar UCD-10X-F1 chromosome 6, UCD10Xv1.1, whole genome shotgun sequence genomic DNA contains:
- the LOC107875899 gene encoding uncharacterized protein LOC107875899 gives MISNSKPFSIIFSFVGFLILASIFGSVISDPTHVQDAKHHLLTNQTFKPKQELLKLKRLRTYLRKVNKPAVKTIQSPDGDLIDCVLSHLQPAFDHPHLKGMKPLVPPKRPKANESTDSMTDTSSFQLWTVSGESCPEGTVPIRRTTGKDVMRASTLQRFGRKIIRGVRRDTMSSDHEHAVAFVNGEEYYGAKASISVWTPKVTDQYEFSLSQLWIISGTFGDDLNTIEAGWQVSPELYGDIYPRFFTYWTSDAYQTTGCYNLLCTGFVQTNNRIAMGAAISPTSTSDGSQLDIDIMIWKDPKHGHWWLELGSGQLVGYWPSFLFSHLQEHASMIQFGGEIVNSRSSMQGFHTSTQMGSGHFADEGYGKASYFRNLQVVDWDNSLVPLSNLQLLADHPNCYDIKAGKNNVWGDYFYYGGPGRNSNCP, from the exons ATGATTAGTAATTCTAAGCCATTTTCTATCATTTTCTCATTTGTTGGTTTCTTGATTCTTGCTTCTATATTTGGTAGTGTCATCTCAGATCCAACTCATGTACAAGATGCAAAGCatcacttgttgacaaaccaaactttcaaaccaaaacaagagttGCTTAAACTTAAGAGATTAAGGACTTACCTCAGGAAGGTCAACAAGCCAGCAGTCAAGACAATTCag AGTCCAGATGGAGATCTAATAGATTGTGTGTTATCTCATCTTCAACCAGCTTTTGATCATCCTCACCTCAAAGGAATGAAACCATTG GTGCCTCCAAAGAGGCCTAAAGCGAATGAATCGACAGATTCAATGACAGATACTAGCAGCTTCCAGCTGTGGACAGTTTCGGGAGAATCATGCCCAGAAGGGACAGTTCCAATAAGGAGAACTACAGGGAAAGATGTTATGAGAGCTAGCACTTTGCAGAGAtttggaagaaaaataataagaggCGTAAGGCGCGACACAATGAGCAGTGATCATGAG CATGCAGTAGCATTTGTGAATGGTGAAGAATATTATGGAGCAAAAGCTAGCATTAGTGTATGGACACCAAAGGTAACAGACCAATATGAATTCAGTCTGTCACAGCTATGGATCATCTCTGGAACTTTTGGTGATGATCTTAATACCATTGAAGCTGGTTGGCAG GTCAGTCCAGAACTATATGGAGACATCTATCCAAGGTTCTTCACATATTGGACG AGTGATGCATACCAAACCACTGGATGCTACAATTTACTGTGCACAGGTTTTGTCCAAACAAACAACAGGATTGCAATGGGGGCTGCAATATCTCCAACATCAACATCCGATGGTAGTCAATTGGACATTGACATAATGATATGGAAG GACCCAAAGCATGGACATTGGTGGCTAGAATTGGGATCAGGGCAATTAGTAGGGTACTGGCCATCATTCTTGTTCAGCCATTTGCAAGAACATGCAAGCATGATACAATTTGGTGGAGAAATAGTGAACTCAAGATCATCAATGCAAGGATTTCACACTTCAACACAAATGGGAAGTGGTCATTTTGCTGATGAAGGCTATGGCAAGGCATCCTATTTTAGAAATTTACAAGTGGTTGATTGGGACAATAGCTTGGTCCCTTTGTCAAATCTCCAGCTTTTAGCTGACCACCCTAATTGCTATGACATTAAAGCTGGGAAAAATAATGTTTGGGGTGATTATTTTTACTATGGTGGTCCTGGTAGGAATTCAAATTGTCCATAA
- the LOC107875898 gene encoding protein GrpE (The sequence of the model RefSeq protein was modified relative to this genomic sequence to represent the inferred CDS: added 79 bases not found in genome assembly), which translates to MAGSAPPLSHTFYTLRFPSSSSSSSSCKVPRTSIHPFGHHNFCLNYNQCESTKIALFSRWNPIINNHNNRRSSAKTSVQASDDEDSPSKLEISNDAADEEYSYRLKSLMQVYKEAVLVGDVKAVSEIEALVIASVETERNDLAQKVSALSADISSGKEKYMRLQADFDNYRKRSENERLKIRTNAQGEIIESLLPMVDNFERAKRQLKLETEMEKKIDASYQGIYKQFVEIMRSLRVAVVPTVGKPFDPALHEAIAREESQEFSEGIVIEEFRRGFLLGDCLLRPAMVKVSSGPGKRVPAQKSPAATVVGVDES; encoded by the coding sequence gtaaaGTACCAAGAACCTCAATTCATCCTTTTGGTCATCACAATTTCTGCCTCAACTACAACCAATGTGAAAGCACTAAAATTGCTCTATTCAGCAGATGGAATCCTATTATAAACAACCATAACAACAGACGTTCCTCCGCCAAAACCTCCGTTCAAGCAAGTGATGACGAGGATAGCCCCAGCAAATTGGAAATCTCAAACGATGCGGCAGATGAGGAATATTCATATAGATTGAAGTCTCTGATGCAAGTTTATAAGGAGGCTGTCCTAGTTGGAGATGTAAAGGCTGTATCTGAAATTGAGGCATTAGTCATAGCCTCGGTAGAAACGGAGAGGAATGACTTGGCTCAAAAAGTATCTGCTCTATCAGCAGATATCAGTTCTGGAAAGGAAAAATATATGCGTTTGCAAGCAGATTTTGATAATTATAGGAAAAGATCTGAGAATGAGAGATTAAAAATTCGGACCAATGCTCAAGGGGAAATAATTGAGAGCCTCTTGCCCATGGTTGATAACTTTGAGAGAGCTAAGCGACAGCTAAAACTAGAAACTGAGATGGAAAAGAAAATTGATGCAAGTTATCAGGGTATATACAAACAATTCGTGGAGATAATGCGGAGCTTGCGTGTCGCTGTTGTTCCAACTGTTGGCAAGCCGTTTGATCCCGCGCTGCACGAGGCAATTGCTCGTGAGGAATCTCAGGAATTTAGTGAGGGAATTGTAATTGAAGAATTTCGCCGTGGTTTTTTACTTGGTGACTGCCTTCTAAGGCCAGCAATGGTTAAGGTTTCATCTGGACCTGGTAAAAGGGTACCCGCACAGAAATCCCCAGCAGCAACTGTCGTCGGAGTTGATGAAAGCTAG
- the LOC107875897 gene encoding kinetochore protein SPC25 homolog isoform X1: MKNHFPCLKIFEEREKVAGFGKLYISHHYSNLTNTHKTVYHFSGTLERPKKGVGEEMQQRGVGETIGTKMEQLRLTYERDLHIQQYTIDAATISFRQSLDSTKTLAHQTLQFHAKLGKLKTELREAEDNLVKALAVKTRKEAKKIELAELISTTNARVEEFRGVVEDKRARKHEYSALISQQEDALETLEEKLNQNTEHREAIEEATVWYNKVLGLRIECGQGVKFIFTNIDANNPDDEYSFTVRRENDVHTLIDCDPQLNDAKELLIELNKSNGLYKFIRTMREKFLEVVARGLTSQDQDASMVSMPPLMSSISISSRDESSPQKVESKSDEYKRTSRKLPRGKRDRSAILSPVSASSHRHSPRFKVKK, translated from the exons ATGAAAAACCATTTTCCTTGCcttaaaatttttgaagaaagGGAAAAAGTCGCGGGCTTTGGGAAGCTTTATATTTCCCACCACTATTCAAATCTCACAAACACACACAAAACGGTGTACCATTTCTCAGGCACATTGGAGAGACCAAAGAAAGGGGTTGGAGAAGAGATGCAGCAGCGAGGAGTAGGGGAAACCATAGGAACAAAAATGGAACAACTTAGGTTAACATATGAAAGAGATCTACACATTCAACAATACACTATAGATGCTGCCACTATCTCCTTTCGCCAATCTTTGGATTCAACCAAAACCCTAGCTCACCAAACCCTTCAATTCCACG CAAAACTTGGGAAATTGAAAACTGAGCTTAGAGAGGCGGAAGATAATTTAGTGAAAGCACTTGCAG TTAAGACCCGAAAAGAGGCAAAGAAGATAGAATTAGCAGAACTAATATCTactaccaatgctagagtggaaGAGTTTAGAGGGGTCGTGGAAGATAAAAGGGCCAGGAAACATGAATATTCCGCTCTAATATCTCAACAAGAAGATG CTCTGGAAACACTTGAAGAAAAGCTTAACCAGAACACTGAACATAGAGAGGCAATTGAGGAGGCTACCGTGTGGTACAATAAGGTGCTTGGTTTACGTATTGAGTGTGGCCAAG GAGTAAAATTCATCTTTACCAATATAGATGCCAACAATCCAGATGATGAGTACTCTTTTACCGTCCGACGTGAGAATGATGTACATACTT TGATTGATTGTGATCCACAGCTGAATGATGCAAAAGAACTGCTCATTGAGTTAAATAAAAGCAATGGACTGTACAAGTTCATCAGGACTATGAGAGAGAAGTTTCTAGAAGTTGTAGCACGTG GATTAACATCACAAGACCAAGATGCTTCTATGGTCTCTATGCCTCCCCTGATGTCGTCCATCTCAATTAGTAGTAGAGATGAATCTTCACCCCAGAAAGTGGAATCTAAATCTGATGAATATAAGAGAACTTCCAGGAAGCTTCCCCGTGGTAAAAGGGATAGGTCAGCCATTCTCTCTCCTGTATCTGCATCATCTCATCGCCATTCTCCTCGGTTTAAG GTCAAGAAATGA
- the LOC107875897 gene encoding kinetochore protein SPC25 homolog isoform X2 translates to MKNHFPCLKIFEEREKVAGFGKLYISHHYSNLTNTHKTVYHFSGTLERPKKGVGEEMQQRGVGETIGTKMEQLRLTYERDLHIQQYTIDAATISFRQSLDSTKTLAHQTLQFHAKLGKLKTELREAEDNLVKALAVKTRKEAKKIELAELISTTNARVEEFRGVVEDKRARKHEYSALISQQEDALETLEEKLNQNTEHREAIEEATVWYNKVLGLRIECGQGVKFIFTNIDANNPDDEYSFTVRRENDVHTLIDCDPQLNDAKELLIELNKSNGLYKFIRTMREKFLEVVARGLTSQDQDASMVSMPPLMSSISISSRDESSPQKVESKSDEYKRTSRKLPRGKRDRSRNDNDQPFSYHLKFVEAPS, encoded by the exons ATGAAAAACCATTTTCCTTGCcttaaaatttttgaagaaagGGAAAAAGTCGCGGGCTTTGGGAAGCTTTATATTTCCCACCACTATTCAAATCTCACAAACACACACAAAACGGTGTACCATTTCTCAGGCACATTGGAGAGACCAAAGAAAGGGGTTGGAGAAGAGATGCAGCAGCGAGGAGTAGGGGAAACCATAGGAACAAAAATGGAACAACTTAGGTTAACATATGAAAGAGATCTACACATTCAACAATACACTATAGATGCTGCCACTATCTCCTTTCGCCAATCTTTGGATTCAACCAAAACCCTAGCTCACCAAACCCTTCAATTCCACG CAAAACTTGGGAAATTGAAAACTGAGCTTAGAGAGGCGGAAGATAATTTAGTGAAAGCACTTGCAG TTAAGACCCGAAAAGAGGCAAAGAAGATAGAATTAGCAGAACTAATATCTactaccaatgctagagtggaaGAGTTTAGAGGGGTCGTGGAAGATAAAAGGGCCAGGAAACATGAATATTCCGCTCTAATATCTCAACAAGAAGATG CTCTGGAAACACTTGAAGAAAAGCTTAACCAGAACACTGAACATAGAGAGGCAATTGAGGAGGCTACCGTGTGGTACAATAAGGTGCTTGGTTTACGTATTGAGTGTGGCCAAG GAGTAAAATTCATCTTTACCAATATAGATGCCAACAATCCAGATGATGAGTACTCTTTTACCGTCCGACGTGAGAATGATGTACATACTT TGATTGATTGTGATCCACAGCTGAATGATGCAAAAGAACTGCTCATTGAGTTAAATAAAAGCAATGGACTGTACAAGTTCATCAGGACTATGAGAGAGAAGTTTCTAGAAGTTGTAGCACGTG GATTAACATCACAAGACCAAGATGCTTCTATGGTCTCTATGCCTCCCCTGATGTCGTCCATCTCAATTAGTAGTAGAGATGAATCTTCACCCCAGAAAGTGGAATCTAAATCTGATGAATATAAGAGAACTTCCAGGAAGCTTCCCCGTGGTAAAAGGGATAG GTCAAGAAATGATAATGATCAGCCTTTTTCTTACCATCTGAAATTTGTTGAAGCACCTTCTTGA
- the LOC107874723 gene encoding short-chain dehydrogenase TIC 32 B, chloroplastic isoform X1, which produces MDFHKVYKAFIYTWFSIIGAMLQFKIPSCDLMKATLKYLAGIAGPSGYGSKTTAEQVTQICSVSFTSQLTAIITGATSGIGAETARVLAKRGVRLVIPARDLKKAAILKEAIKKQTPCADIILFEIDLSSFGAIQRFCAQFLSLGLPLHILINNAGKFSQKLEFSEDKYELTFATNYLGHFFLTEMLVDKMIETAEQTGIEGRIVNVSSVVHNWVKRDQFCFGQMLNPKSYNGTRAYAQSKLANILHAKELSRQLKARNANVAINAVHPGIVKTGIIRDHKGFITDSLYFMASKLLKSTSQGAASTCYVALNPQTRGVSGKYFADCNECHCSALANDEIEAHKLWKHTRALIHRR; this is translated from the exons ATGGATTTTCATAAGGTTTACAAGGCATTTATATATACTTGGTTTTCAATAATAGGTGCAATGTTGCAGTTCAAAATTCCAAGTTGTGACCTCATGAAGGCTACTCTTAAGTATTTAGCAGGCATTGCTGGTCCAAGTGGTTATGGTTCTAAAACAACTGCAGAACAAGTCACTCAAATTTGCTCAGTTTCCTTTACTTCTCAGCTTACTGCTATTATCACTG GTGCAACATCAGGGATTGGAGCAGAAACAGCAAGGGTGCTGGCAAAGAGGGGTGTAAGATTAGTTATTCCTGCAAGGGACTTGAAGAAGGCAGCCATACTAAAGGAAGCCATAAAAAAGCAGACTCCCTGTGCTGACATTATATTATTTGAGATTGATTTGAGTTCATTTGGTGCTATTCAAAGATTTTGTGCACAATTCTTGTCTTTAGGACTGCCTCTTCACATTCTCAT AAATAATGCTGGCAAATTTTCACAGAAGTTGGAATTTTCTGAAGACAAATATGAGCTCACGTTTGCCACAAACTACTTAG GTCATTTTTTTCTAACAGAGATGCTAGTAGATAAGATGATAGAGACAGCAGAGCAGACAGGGATTGAAGGAAGGATTGTAAATGTTAGTTCTGTAGTTCACAATTGGGTCAAAAGAGATCAATTTTGCTTCGGCCAAATGCTCAATCCTAAAAG TTACAATGGTACTCGAGCATATGCTCAGTCGAAATTGGCCAACATTTTACATGCCAAGGAATTGTCAAGACAGCTAAAG GCAAGAAATGCAAATGTAGCAATCAATGCTGTCCATCCAGGCATTGTGAAAACTGGAATAATAAGGGATCACAAGGGCTTTATAACAG ATTCTCTCTACTTTATGGCATCAAAACTTCTAAAGTCAACATCACAG GGTGCAGCAAGTACATGCTATGTAGCACTGAATCCACAAACAAGAGGAGTAAGTGGGAAATACTTTGCAGATTGCAACGAATGTCACTGCTCAGCTTTAGCTAATGATGAAATTGAAGCTCATAAACTTTGGAAACACACTCGTGCCCTAATTCATCGCAGATAA
- the LOC107874723 gene encoding short-chain dehydrogenase TIC 32 B, chloroplastic isoform X2, translating into MKIQGAMLQFKIPSCDLMKATLKYLAGIAGPSGYGSKTTAEQVTQICSVSFTSQLTAIITGATSGIGAETARVLAKRGVRLVIPARDLKKAAILKEAIKKQTPCADIILFEIDLSSFGAIQRFCAQFLSLGLPLHILINNAGKFSQKLEFSEDKYELTFATNYLGHFFLTEMLVDKMIETAEQTGIEGRIVNVSSVVHNWVKRDQFCFGQMLNPKSYNGTRAYAQSKLANILHAKELSRQLKARNANVAINAVHPGIVKTGIIRDHKGFITDSLYFMASKLLKSTSQGAASTCYVALNPQTRGVSGKYFADCNECHCSALANDEIEAHKLWKHTRALIHRR; encoded by the exons GTGCAATGTTGCAGTTCAAAATTCCAAGTTGTGACCTCATGAAGGCTACTCTTAAGTATTTAGCAGGCATTGCTGGTCCAAGTGGTTATGGTTCTAAAACAACTGCAGAACAAGTCACTCAAATTTGCTCAGTTTCCTTTACTTCTCAGCTTACTGCTATTATCACTG GTGCAACATCAGGGATTGGAGCAGAAACAGCAAGGGTGCTGGCAAAGAGGGGTGTAAGATTAGTTATTCCTGCAAGGGACTTGAAGAAGGCAGCCATACTAAAGGAAGCCATAAAAAAGCAGACTCCCTGTGCTGACATTATATTATTTGAGATTGATTTGAGTTCATTTGGTGCTATTCAAAGATTTTGTGCACAATTCTTGTCTTTAGGACTGCCTCTTCACATTCTCAT AAATAATGCTGGCAAATTTTCACAGAAGTTGGAATTTTCTGAAGACAAATATGAGCTCACGTTTGCCACAAACTACTTAG GTCATTTTTTTCTAACAGAGATGCTAGTAGATAAGATGATAGAGACAGCAGAGCAGACAGGGATTGAAGGAAGGATTGTAAATGTTAGTTCTGTAGTTCACAATTGGGTCAAAAGAGATCAATTTTGCTTCGGCCAAATGCTCAATCCTAAAAG TTACAATGGTACTCGAGCATATGCTCAGTCGAAATTGGCCAACATTTTACATGCCAAGGAATTGTCAAGACAGCTAAAG GCAAGAAATGCAAATGTAGCAATCAATGCTGTCCATCCAGGCATTGTGAAAACTGGAATAATAAGGGATCACAAGGGCTTTATAACAG ATTCTCTCTACTTTATGGCATCAAAACTTCTAAAGTCAACATCACAG GGTGCAGCAAGTACATGCTATGTAGCACTGAATCCACAAACAAGAGGAGTAAGTGGGAAATACTTTGCAGATTGCAACGAATGTCACTGCTCAGCTTTAGCTAATGATGAAATTGAAGCTCATAAACTTTGGAAACACACTCGTGCCCTAATTCATCGCAGATAA